The segment TGACGTGGACATCCGACCGAATAGGCGAATTCAAACCACTTGCCTTTTATATATTTCATTTTCTTATTGTATAACTATGAACTTAGAGTTTCATTAAACATAAAAATCTAATGTAAAACAATCATATATTTTGACAATTTGTGTTAAGAAAATGAAATTCTAAaacacttcatcttcttcatctgtcTGTTGATGACTGTTCGATTTAATTGTAATTTTTGTTTATATCATGGTTTTAATTTGAATATATATGTTTAAATATTAAGCAAATTTGTCTGAATTtagtattttaaatttcaattataTTTGTACCTTATATTTAAATTATTGGCTCAGTCGTTGTCTATATAAAAATATAGACTTGGTTTTTCGGGAATGCAATTGGTTTTTCGGGAATGCAATtggtatttatatttaaattatagGCTCAGTCGTTGTCtatataaatttcaattttatttgtaccttatatttatattagtattttaaatttcaattataTTTGAACCCATTCAATCGGTAATAGATTACTAGCTAGCTACTTCATTCAGGGGAAACCAACCCAATTAAAGTGCTTGTGTGCCCGATCTTTTGGGTCCGACGACATTGGGCAAATCAACATAATTTGTTCAGTTTGTTCAAAATTACATATTGAAAACGTAAATGTCATTCGTATCTATTACATAACTTCTTAATTAATTAGTTCAAAATTACATATTGAAGACGTAAATGTTGCGAATTATTTAGCTTGTTTCATGCATGTTTTAAGAAATGGACGGTGATATGTATGGTGATATGTATTCTAAGTTTCAAAGATTAATTTAATGCAATTATTTTCGTCATAAGCAAGTTGCATGTgtgatattttgtatttaaagAAATTAGCACCGACTTATATTAATCGACAATTTATTCTAAAGTACATGTGACAACCCCCTTTATAATCCCTCTCGCGTCTTCCATTTTTTACATCAAACACAAAACGGAATTCAAAAATGGCACAGCTTTTTCTCTCTTTCTTGGTTATCTCATTCACAATCTGCAGTTTTGCAATCACTGTCGAATCTCGTTCTCTTGCAAGAACGTATGCTGAATCACAGTGTAAATCAACAAGATATCCTGATCTATGTGTTCAAACCCTTTTACCCTACGTAAGCAAAAGAGGATTACCAAGCTCACAACTACAAGCTCAACTTTCGTTAGCAACATGTCTATCCACAGCTCGCTTCACAAAGGCTTATATGAACATGGTAGCAGATAAATTGAATGAAACGAGTAATTCAGGAGACTATCAAGCAATGGAAGAATGCATGCATCAAATGAATGATGGAGTGACGCAAATTACCCAGTCGTTTAAGGAATTACAACAAATGGGAAAAGATGGGTATCAAAAGTTTTTGTGGCATGAGAGTAATGTGCAAACTTGGGTCAGTGCTGCCTTGACGGATGCGACGACATGTGTTGATGGAATCTTGGGGGATGGAATCAGTGATAGAGAAAAGACTATGATTCGAGCGAGGATCTTGAAGGTGAAGCAACTCGCTAGCAATTCTCTTGCATTGTTTACTCGCTTCACATCCAGATATCGTGCCTCACATGGCATCAAAATTCCCCTAAATTGAGTCACAAAGCGTATTACATTCATTTTTTTTTCCATCGTAATGATTGATACAAAGGATTCTGTTATAAACTATAGTGGCTTGTTGATGTAAATGGATGGCAGTTTAATTGTACTTATGggtgtgaatttttttttttttttttttttttttttttgtattgttTTCATGATATATAAATTGTTTAGACAAAATTACATGGTCTCTGCGGAGAGCAAAAAGTATCACATATAGTCCTTACGAGAATTATGTTAGTAGCTTCATTATAAATCTAAATTAAACTAACAAAATTATGTAAATGGTCcttgtattttataaaattcatagGTTCGACCTTTAATGTCTTTTTGATGAAGATGGTGCATGTGGATTTAATTTTCATCATTGGTCATTGGCCCATATAAAATGTTTGCTTTCCACTTTATTGTTATATATTTAAGCTGATTTtaatttttaccaaaaaaaaaaaaaaaaaacccacccCCTTCTTCCCGTCACATGTCTCTCTCACCTTATCTTTCTCTTAGTTACGATTTCTCAGTTACGAAATTGTCGGAGCTCGTCTTAGGCCTTTGATCAGGCCCGGTTTAGAGTAAGTGCAAGATGGGCAATGCAACAGGGCCCAATTATTTTTAATTGTATTATCGTTCTACCCCAATCAATTCAATATCATCGGAAGAACCATCGACCAATGTCAAACCGAAGCCAGTGCCTAGCAGCAATCATTCAATCAATCATCATTGTGTTCGTTTTCGTTAAAAAAATTGACTGCAGCGACAACAATCAGCAAATCAGCGGGCATCGGACATCAAGCCTAAGTGTGCGAGACTACGAGACAGTAGACAGCCACAACAAATCGGCTCGAGACAGTAATTGGTGAAAAATGTCTGAATTGCAGACTGTGAATGATTATAATGAAAGGCATCTGATCAAAAGGTAGTTTAGTTGTTCTTACAAATCTATCACCATTGTTAATAACTTAATATCTAACAGTTTAAGTTCATGAATACAGACTGAAGAGGAAAACAATGATGGCTGGGAGACTGTTGGGAAGAAGCCTGCAAGAAAACACCAACAGGTAATTAAGCTATTAACTTATTCCATTCTTCTTTAATTTCAAACAACATCTTTTACCTAAAAAAGTCACATGTTCAAAAAGGCAATTGGGATAACTTCAAACGTCCTGCAAATGAGCAAGACTATTCTAATGAAGTTTCACATACTTCTCAAATGGAACCCTctcaagatgaactcaatgacatcagccaagcTTACAACAAGCTATGGGAGCTCGATTACAACCGTTTAACACCTGGAAATGACTATGAAATCGATTGTGGTGAAGGAAAGAAGACATACCAAAAGCAAGATATGGCAGAATGCAACCTCTTCACTTGGCTAAGTGAAGATGTTCTAAAAAACCTACAATTTCTTGATTTTGTTCTCTTTTAGATAACTATAATTCACATGAAGGGTATAAAGAACAAGTCGCTTCTCAAGAGAAACAAGAACAAGTTGGTTTCATTGAAGATATATGTAGAACTGCACCAATTATATCCCTTTTTAAGTATCTTTATGCAAAGGGGTATTGTATCCCATGATTATGCGGAATTTAAAGGGTTTTTGACAAGTCTTTGGTTTGATTTATATGGTCGTGGTGGCACCTCTAGTTGTTCTTCAGCTTTTGAACATGTTTTTGTTGGACAAATCAAAAGTCGCGGGTAGCACTCGGTTTCAGGCTTCCATAATTGGCTTCAAGTGCgtgtattttaataaaaaattagttTATGTAATTTAATTTGTTACATGTTAAAGCCTAAGGGCCTTTTTTATCCACCTCGTCCTCAGAACCGACCCTGCCTTTGATGATATTTAATTCCTCGGGACCGGCTCTGACACCCACCCCTACATGTCGTGTGTCATTGTCTCCTTCAACACATCAAAGTCGTTAAATATTTATATAGGTGATCCCTCCCCTACAAACATCGCAACATAGGGAGCCAAAACAAGAGGGGGACCCAAAAATGGGATAACATAATATAAAAAGAGTAAATAGAAAATAAGAAGAATGAGAAGAAGGGTAAAAATGTTTTTATCTATATTAATAGGCTAAAAAAACTAATAGGCTAAAAAAACGGGGTTAGCCAAAAGGACTGGCTATGCCTAAGTTTTTAAAACCAAAGGGACCATTGTGTCAATAAATTATCATAAGGACCATTTGTGGTATTCTTATACCAACATCAGGGACCATTTATACAAATTtgtcattattttatttatttttcaacttTAATATCATTGTAAATACCCTGTGATTGTATTGAAATAAAAGCCAGCAGAAGGCTATACAAagtatataaaaagaaaaaacaagCCATGATGATTGTTACAAGCCAAAAACAAAACACAACTACAACAAGACAGAGAGAAGAGTGAAATATGTTTATTGATTGTTTTCTGCTATATAAATTTAAACACGTGTACATCCTTTTTGCCAATACTATCATTAAACAATTTGAGTTGAACTAAGTTAACTTCCATCCGCAATAATCACTCCATTACTCCAGGACTCCAGCTATATTACCAATGTTGGTGAAAAATCAAGTCTAGCAAAGGTTAATATTACTTATTAGGTTAGAATTACCTTAATGATAGGATTTTGCTTTTAAGTAATCTCTAAATGTTTCTTTTTCTTGAGACAAGTTTCCATGATATTCGTTACTCTTGCTTTCATTTTTATTCTAATATTCCTATTCATATCATATTCGTAGTATATCTCTTTTCATGACGAGCTTACACGGTTGAATCTGATTTGTGAAATTAAGATGTTACAACAATAACTGAAATCAACCTAGCAAATTACGTTACCTTATCAATTTTCTGTTAGATGTGCATCAATGCATGGTCTAAAAATGATTAAAAAAGCAAGAAATTGTACACTTCGGACATTGATATTTTATATTCTTACAAATCTCTCGGTGACACCTCAATGAAATTATTAGCGCTAGGTTACTTAATTTTCCAGTACTCAATCGCGCGTTATATTTTGGAAAGTGTTATGAGAATAAAGTAAGTAATGCAATCACTTTCACAAGCAAGTTGCATGTGTAAAATGAAACAGATTTTACACGTAAAGCAATTTGGGTATACTTGGTTCAGAGCTTGTTCAAAACCGCAGGTCACAACTCCTGTATATATATAATCCGTCTCCCTTCTTCCTGTTTTCAtatctcaaacacacacaaacatgCCGCAAACTTTTCTCTCTTTCTTGGTTATCTCTCTCACAATCTTTCAGCTTTCAACCATTGTTGAGTCTCGTTCTCGTGCAAGAATGTATGTTGAGTTACAGTGTCGATCTGCGATATATCCTCAACTGTGTGCTCAAACTCTTTTGCCTTACGTAGCTAAAACCGGACTACTAAGCCCTCAACTATTAGCTCAAATTTCATTAGCTTCATGTCTATCGAAAGCTCGGTATACCAAGATCTATCTGAACATGGTAGCAAAGAAACTGAACGAAACAAAGAATTCTGCAAACTACCTAGCTATAGACGACTGTGTTCATCAGATCAACGATGGAGTGAACCAAATTACACAATCCTATAAGGAGTTAGAACAAATGGGAAAAGATGGAGATGAAAAGTTTATGTGGCACGAGAGTAATGTGCTATCGTGGATCAGCGCTGCATTAACAGATGCCACCACATGCATTGAAGAAATGTTGGGGGATGGCATTATCAGTCGTAGGGAACAGGCTATGATCAGAGCAAGGTTCTTGAATGTGAAGCAACTCGCTAGCAATTCTCTTGCGATGTTCAATCGTTTCACAGTAAGATACCGTGCCTCTCGTGGCATCAAGAATCCGTAAGGTGTTATTGACTTATTTCTAGATAGAAATGTAAGGATACCAAGTCGATCTTCTGTTATAAACTAGTTATACCAGATAAATTTAAAGCTTATATGTAGACAGTGTAATTCGTTCATGAGTGTACTTATTTTTAATCGAAGTCTTCTtctatgttgacgtattttagaTCTTTGTGCAGATAACAAATAttcctcacacacacacacacacacacacacaaaaaaaaaaaaaagagacccTTAAGAGGTTATGAGTTATTCACTTATTCTGATATCAAAACTTCACAACATTTCGAACGCAAGGATTTGGGTTGTTATTTATTTACCCACGAACTAGCGGTATAGAGTCCTAAACGTACGACTAACTCTTGAGAATTGAATCATGTTCATATCTGTGCCTATATAAATTACATACCATTCCATTTGTCCATTTGATTTGACCATCTCTTAGACATATTTATAGCGTTATGGTAGGTGAGAGAGTATCACTTTGTCAATTCAATAGAGATGTTCATTTAATTGTAAGGAGGCACTCAAAGTTTCAAATATACTCTCAATTTTGTTTTAGTAAAATACAATCTTATCGTCACTTTTAATTAGACTTGGCAAAACATGATACGACCTGAAATAAACAGGTTTAAATAAGTGATTTCAACACGTCTAAATATATGGGTTAACATCACATaacatgaaaattaaatgagTTAGGTTATGATAAATAATTTCAACTTGAATATGAcccatttaattatatataattttttatagattatatatacttttattaatatattatatattgtaGACTTTTAGTCGGCCAAACTAATGAATTAAagttaaaatgaaattttggaaTGAGTCAAGCTCAATCAGATTAGGGGAAACAATAAGTACCAAAGTGTTTCAAACTTTCAAAGTGACTTAATTTAATCATCCTCGCAACCTAGACTCTTTGCATCCCCAACTCTTACTCTCTTCATTTTTTCCTTTAAATTTACTATGAATTTTGTCATTCCATCTCTCAACTTCAGTGTTTCATTTTCTCCTCTTCGCATCTATGTGTCTTACTTTCCTACATGTAAAGTGTTTCAAGAGGACATGACACAACATGTTGGAAATTTTAATGGAATAAACAAGTTGATTAGTTTCCATTATCCTATATTGGTGGGGGAAGAAACCTTTAGTGAGTTTATAATGTTTTTTCTTTTGATAGGCCTTCAAAGGTTTTAGTGGATCAAATGATGTGTTAAGCCCACACATGCACGCCTAGCCTAGCCTAATACTAGCTGACATTGTGAGTTGCAAAATGTTTAGATGCACTTGACACTTTTAACATATCCTTCTATTTTGGTGATTTCTTTTAGTTTCTAAGTATTCACTTTGCGTTTATTGTTTTCCATTGTCGTTGGAAAACCGATAAGTTTGCATTAAATCTTACGGTTTTACTATGTTGCTAAGTTTGCATTAAATCTTACGGTTTTACTATGTTGCTTACAACCAATAAAAGCAAAGTAAAAACCGTTAAGGACAGGAGTTCGATCTGTGCAGTTTTACTTTCAATCAAGATCATCCATCAACATGTCAGTTTTACTTTATTGTTTCACATTTACATTCGTCCAATAATAGGATAGTCTGCTTCTActattttcttttaattagatATGATCACGAATGATCAATTTGATTTCTAGATGAAACTTGgtaacaataataatataatttgatttattatCTTGCGACATCTCAGCGTTTAATCTTCTGTATTAATTGTTAGTTGTTTGTGAAACGTTTTTGGATATTTAATCGTAAATATTATATGTCCATTTGTTTTTTTGTCAATTCTAAATAATTTCGTAATTAGTTTATAATACTAATTATCAGATTGTTTAAATATCAAGTCTGAATTTTCAGCACAACATAAATAGTCCATACGGTTTACCAAAAGGTCACAAACTCAatccttatttttttttattaacataGTTTTTGTGGTTACCAAAACTTTCTattaataaactcatgtaatgcacgggtttcacacctaattattattatatataagaaAAATTCATCATccactctaataaatgaaggttttttttgccacatgttatcttctccttcattttgacacttatcattttgtgagaattttagaaattttattttccacttgtcattttttagggatttccattttttcttaaaataaaattgtaatgaattttataaggaaataaaatcatcATATTAATTAGGTAATAAGTTCTCATAAATACTTCAAacgatttaattttttttacaaattattaGAAGATTACATTTTGTTATGTAAAATattacattataaaatatttcatatttatatattgatattaaatttttatttttaataaacccgtgtaatacacgggtctgacacttagtgtatatatatatatatatatatatatatatatatatatatatatatatatatatatatatatatatatatacactcaccATTATGAAGCTCCAAGGTTATTTGCAAACAATATATAATATCTAGAATTGTGTAGTCTACTCAAGCATATTTGTTGCAGTCGCAAACACATTGTATGATTCCCAAATTCACTGGATATATATGTTTTAGCCAATATAAACATCAATGTCGTAACTCAGTTGGTTCTAGAATTGTTGATCACTGACCCCATTTTGAGTCTTGGCAAAGACAATGTGGGGTTTCACTTGGTTGTAGTGTATATCATCTCAGACAGCTCTGTGGAAACCACTAGGTTCCACAACCCTCAAGCTTCTCACGCTTTTTCGACCAGCAATATAGGCGTGATTCCGAAGCCTTACGGCGCTAATGGTCATGGGAATTATCATTATCCAAGATCATCAATAAGTGGTACTTCAATTTCTTTTggaattaaaaaaatagaaaagaaagTTTTTTCGTTAATTGAATATATGCTTTATAATCTTGAGATCAAAAATTTGTTGGGCAAGAAATGCATGGGTGTAAAAAAGATTAAAGAAGTTGACTAATAGGATTAGTGTAATGGAGTTAACAAGTGAATAAAATGTCTCTAAATGTGTGCATAACAAAAAGAGTTGGATCAAGAATCTTtgtatcactacaagaaaaatagccttttacgacgcgcaaaccacgacactcattgatttatgttacgcaatggagagtgacgttaaaaaggtgtcatctcttcaaaaaatttaaggatagaagacacgcattattgcgcacccttaaattagtgtctaaaaaaaacacggagggcacctataataaattgcgcgtcgtctaaggatgtcgctttataatttttaatggaacgcgcgttccatcctttaacagtagggggaaatgaaattctgaaaaaattaaaaatcccgccttcctttttttctcctttccctcttgcccaaattatggacgctccttccttccccctcctgctgcctacttcttccctcacttctacctactggaaccaccatatctcccactcgatgttgaaattgttagaaaaagccctaattatactctcaagtctaaATACAGAAAAAATAGAAGATGGTGAAGAAGTAGCAGTAGAGGAAGTGGAGGATGAACAGTCGAAAATGGAAGGAATGGCATCAATAGCGTTGTTACTAGATGGCAGCCATACGGAGGTCAACATTCTTTTCTCCACAAATTTCTGCCCTTAGGTCATCTTTATTTCCCTAATAGCGTGCCCTAAGAATTATAACTATTACTATGGTTTTCAGCCATTCGATGCTTCGTCTCTCCCCCATTCTCCTACACTCCTCCATCTTCTCCGAAGGTTCGCCTTCATGATTCTCTCACCCCACATTCAAGCGATTCTCTCCAAAAAATACTAGGTAAAACTTAATTTCATGATCTTGTGAACAAGAAAGTCAAGTCGTCgccgtcttcttcttcttctataccATAGATATCGTTCATAGTCTCTCTCGTAAAACTGATCGACAGCCTCAAATACCTTAGTCTAAGCCAGCTATTCATCCAAATCGCTAGCAAGTGggtcttctctttctctctcaaattatCAGTCAATCGATTTATTGTCATCACCTCCGTATACGCGTTGGTTTCCCTTTGTTCCCAATAATCTCTCCAGTCAAATCAGGTACCTATCTCTCTGCTTTCTGAATTCTCCTATATTGGAAATTCATTGATACTTCGATagcttttaaacaaaaaaaaaactcagttTTTCTCTCAATAATCCCTTGGATTTTTCATTGGTGTTCCCCTTACTGGCTTCGATAACCTCTCTAATTTGTGAGATTTGTTTTTACTTTCTCTCCCCCCTCCCTCTAAGAAGCAAACGCAGCCTCGTCGCCTTCAATCACCCAACGATTGGATTCATATATGACAACGATTTTATGTGTATGAGTTGTAGCAACGAGCTATATGGCAACTGTAGAGTCTCTCTTGCTTGGATCTGGAACAAGTCACCCTCCATCCTCTGCCTTCAACCCAAAGGCAAAGGCAGCTGCTGCCTTCCCTGAAACTGCTCCTGGCTTAAACCCAAGGGCAATCATGTCTTTTGCACAAGATCTGGAACAAGTCACCCTCTTCATCCTCATCATTGAAGTTGAATTGATGAAGTATTTTATGAATCAGATGAAACTTAAATCATTTCATGCTACCACTTTTTAACTAACTGCTTCAAATCCTTTTATTTTTTCAGATATTGTGAGGGTTTCAAGTATGCTGCCAAATCAAGGGTTTAATGAGCTTGATAGATTGCGCCATGAAGTCCAAGTCCCATGGCATCTTCAAATGTTATGTAAAAAATGTTCTTGGGAGTAGGATTAGTGGCTAGAATGGTCTTCCACCAAAGGTACTTGTGTATTTTAATTTACTCTTTTTCTTATTATGTCTTATTAATCAATAATACTTTGTTTTAAGAGATAAATACAAGTTCATGGTATATGTGTATGATCATGTAAGCCTTAATTGCATCTATTGTTGATGTGGCTCCTTCTTTTGTTTAATTAATGGTTCAGTAGGTTCCTATCATTTCATCTCACTGTCTGTAATCGCATCCTTTGTTGATGTGGCTCCTTCTTTGTGCTTAGTTGTTGTTATCAGAAGTTGCCACCTCATTCTTAACTACTGTGTTACCTTGTTATTCATGGTTGTTGTCTCTGCATGTTGTCCATTGATGTTGAGTTGTTGACAGAAAAATCTCACAATGTCATTCTGACCTAACACTTATTGTATCTAAATTCAAGTTAAGTGCTATTATCAGAAGCCGTCATCCATGAATCCATTCCTCAAGTTTCTTCTTCCAAATGTTTGTGACCTTTTGGCTGTGGCTGCTTTTGTTATTCATCGTTGTTGATTCCCCATGTTGGCCATTTGATCTTAACAACTGGATCTCATATTATCTCATCTAAGAAATATGGTTCAGGAATAAAATTTGGAATTTAGACACATACGACCTAACCCTTTTTAACAGATTGTAGCTATTTGTCAGTTGTTGAATCATATATGACCTTTCATTTGTGATGTGAAGGCAAAGATTCAGAAGAAAGAGGGGATTCCATGGCATCAACAGATTTTGATCATTGATGGAAAGATCCTCGAGGATGGTAAGACTTTAGCAGATCATCACATCCGAATTGGATCTAGATTGGAGTTGGTTGTGAGTTTGGGAGGACCATAAAGTTGTTATGTACAATCACCCTATCATGTCCCAAGCCGATGTCTCCTACAGGTATCTACATCGATCATGATTCGAATCTTATTCGATCACTTCTCATTTCAATTGTTCTACACAAGTACCTGTGTCGATTGACTTGATTTTCATTTGATCACACATAATTGACTGATCTTTGTGTGTCCGTATTAGTTTACACCAGAGTTTCTTAGGTTTTGTTCATTCATTTCTGTATCTGATTTGGCCAAGTTTATTTTAGGTAAAATCGTGTTATTCAAAAGTGTATTCTTGTCATTTTGTTATTCTCTTCCGGCTTTTACTAATTTGGAACACACAACTAGGATGATTCAAAATCAATCAGTAACTTCAAATTACTTTCATTTATATTACACACTATTAACTTAAGCTCTGTATTTTCCTAAATTCCTATTTATTGACTGAAAATTTAGCTGATTGTCAGTTGTTGAATCATATATGCAAGTTTTTGTTAAGACTTTGACAGGGAAGACAATAAAGTTAGAGGTGGAGAGCTCAAAGAACATTGATACTGTGAAGTCAAAGATTCAGGACATAGAGGGGATTCCACTGCATCAGCAAAGGTCTTCTGCCTATTCTTTCCTCTAAATGGTGTACcaccatacaacatctcatataacaaaatacatgaaataaaaaaaagaatatgataaaaaattagttaaagtaTTGAAATGGGTAAAAGAAGGTAATTCAAATAAATGGTgtatattttaaagaaaaattttaaTTCATGAAAATTAATAAGCTTACCCACTGCCCACCAATCAATAGCACTGGAGTGGCCAGCTCCTGTTATGACTTCCTGAAATATCATCATAATTTCAAAGGGTAAAATAAAGAGACCATAAATAAGTGAAATTACGTAAATGCCCTTTGAGTACTTTTCATACCAGAGGTGGTGGTGAGCCCTCCTTTTGTGTTTCTTACCTCTGTTAAAAGTGAATTGAGGCCTGAAATCCAAGTTGCAGCTCAAAATTGTTGGGTTAAGAAGGGTGGTGCATTCACCGGTGAGGTTAGGTATGTTTCAAAGTGTCATTTATCAAATtaccatcttttttttttctaaaactttTCAATTTCCTATGTCtgatttcttcttcttgattcttACTAAATATTGAAGTTGGTTTTCTATATTTACAGTGCTGAGATGCTTGCCAATTTGGGTGTCCCTTGGGTCATCCTAGGTCACTCTGAAAGGAGAGCCCTATTGAATGAAACTAATGAGGTACCCTTTTCCTTGTGTAGATTTTACTCAGCCTATTCAAATCAATTCACACTTTTCCTTGTGAACATCTTAATCAGTGTTGTATGCAAGTTactgaaaaagttttttttttctttttcttgtttcatTCAGTTTGTTGGAGACAAGGTTGCATACGCACTATCTCAAGGTTTGAAGGTTATTGCTTGTGTTGGGGAGACTCTTGAGCAACGAGAAGCTGGAACCACCATGGAAGTTGTTGCTGCACAAACCAAAGCAATTGTTGgtaattattttaaaactaaACTTGCTTCTACTGTatgtcaaaaatcaaaaatcttgTTTTATCTT is part of the Lactuca sativa cultivar Salinas chromosome 7, Lsat_Salinas_v11, whole genome shotgun sequence genome and harbors:
- the LOC111876942 gene encoding pectinesterase inhibitor 9, which translates into the protein MAQLFLSFLVISFTICSFAITVESRSLARTYAESQCKSTRYPDLCVQTLLPYVSKRGLPSSQLQAQLSLATCLSTARFTKAYMNMVADKLNETSNSGDYQAMEECMHQMNDGVTQITQSFKELQQMGKDGYQKFLWHESNVQTWVSAALTDATTCVDGILGDGISDREKTMIRARILKVKQLASNSLALFTRFTSRYRASHGIKIPLN
- the LOC111876945 gene encoding pectinesterase inhibitor 9, whose product is MPQTFLSFLVISLTIFQLSTIVESRSRARMYVELQCRSAIYPQLCAQTLLPYVAKTGLLSPQLLAQISLASCLSKARYTKIYLNMVAKKLNETKNSANYLAIDDCVHQINDGVNQITQSYKELEQMGKDGDEKFMWHESNVLSWISAALTDATTCIEEMLGDGIISRREQAMIRARFLNVKQLASNSLAMFNRFTVRYRASRGIKNP
- the LOC128127193 gene encoding uncharacterized protein LOC128127193 yields the protein MATVESLLLGSGTSHPPSSAFNPKAKAAAAFPETAPGLNPRAIMSFAQDLEQVTLFILIIEVELMKYCEGFKYAAKSRAKIQKKEGIPWHQQILIIDGKILEDEVVVSPPFVFLTSVKSELRPEIQVAAQNCWVKKGGAFTGEVSAEMLANLGVPWVILGHSERRALLNETNEFVGDKVAYALSQGLKVIACVGETLEQREAGTTMEVVAAQTKAIVGNYFKTKLASTVCQKSKILFYL